One segment of Candidatus Nitrospira nitrosa DNA contains the following:
- a CDS encoding tetratricopeptide repeat protein: MMRLVLAGVLLLIHATIATAVEPLTNAPKPVVPQRSIPLAGEEPYEALKRGDYRGAAGLFRPQAEKGDVRAQYNLGLLYASGLGVMQDNQAALKWHRLAAGQGHAGAQNELAQMYAKGQGVQPDSVRAYVWYSVAGESSTGGSKTEIIKDRDHMAKRMTPAQIQKAEDLTKQCLESQFKKCGEK, encoded by the coding sequence ATGATGCGACTTGTGCTCGCAGGAGTCTTACTTCTGATCCATGCGACAATTGCGACGGCGGTGGAACCGCTGACTAATGCTCCGAAGCCAGTTGTCCCCCAGAGATCGATCCCACTCGCTGGGGAGGAACCCTACGAAGCGTTAAAGCGAGGAGACTACCGAGGTGCGGCTGGACTCTTCCGTCCGCAGGCGGAAAAGGGGGATGTGCGGGCGCAGTACAATCTTGGGCTTCTCTATGCCAGCGGGTTGGGGGTGATGCAAGACAATCAGGCGGCCTTGAAATGGCATCGCCTGGCGGCGGGCCAGGGCCACGCCGGGGCGCAAAACGAACTGGCGCAGATGTACGCCAAGGGACAGGGGGTTCAACCAGATTCAGTGCGGGCCTATGTGTGGTACAGCGTCGCTGGGGAGTCCTCAACCGGCGGGTCAAAAACGGAAATCATCAAGGACCGGGACCATATGGCGAAGCGTATGACGCCTGCTCAGATCCAAAAAGCCGAAGACCTGACCAAACAATGTCTCGAATCGCAATTCAAGAAGTGTGGTGAGAAGTAG
- a CDS encoding type II toxin-antitoxin system VapB family antitoxin, giving the protein MRTTLNIDDQLLARAVKLTGVQEKTQLVRLGLEALISREAAKRLARLGGSEPRLKTVHRRRSM; this is encoded by the coding sequence ATGAGAACCACGCTCAACATTGATGACCAGCTTCTCGCGCGCGCGGTGAAATTGACCGGAGTTCAAGAAAAAACGCAGCTGGTCCGCTTGGGACTTGAGGCCTTGATTTCACGCGAAGCGGCTAAGCGACTTGCTCGGCTTGGAGGCAGCGAGCCTCGTCTCAAAACTGTCCACCGACGCCGGTCGATGTAG
- a CDS encoding SUMF1/EgtB/PvdO family nonheme iron enzyme has protein sequence MSKILISYRREDSADVTGRIYDRLIQVFPQSVFRDVDSIPLGIDFRTYLDEQVAKCDVFLAVIGRDWLRGKGRKGKSRLEDPGDYVRIEIESALKRQIPVIPLLVSGAKMPPAERLPASIQGVSYRNGIVVRPDPDFHKDMDRLLAKLMPPVRVLSEPQSETATLTKSPSVGTKHIDPAAPVDMVKVRKGLFLYGINEKRETIYHDYWIDKYPVTNEKYRAFIEAGGYENQACWSPEGWKWKTEKNITRPAYWYDSKWDKPNHPVVGVSYYEAEAYAKWAGKRLPTEQEWEKAARGEDGRRYPWGEEFDKQKCNSYESAYTTPVSQYPQGASPYGCYDMAGNVWEWCTRGYDEQKKDTRVIRGGSWGSSSGMLCVSYRDLRDPDIRFTDMGFRLIQDINE, from the coding sequence ATGAGCAAGATCCTAATTTCCTATCGCCGAGAGGATAGTGCCGATGTCACCGGTCGTATCTATGACCGACTTATCCAGGTGTTTCCACAGTCGGTCTTTCGAGATGTGGATTCGATTCCCTTGGGTATCGACTTTCGGACCTATTTGGATGAGCAGGTGGCCAAGTGCGATGTGTTTCTAGCGGTGATCGGACGGGACTGGCTCAGAGGGAAGGGGCGCAAGGGGAAGTCCAGGCTTGAAGACCCTGGGGATTACGTTCGGATTGAAATAGAATCGGCGTTGAAACGGCAGATTCCGGTAATTCCCTTGTTGGTCAGTGGTGCCAAGATGCCTCCAGCAGAGCGGCTTCCAGCCAGTATTCAAGGCGTGTCCTACCGAAACGGCATTGTCGTCCGTCCTGATCCGGACTTTCATAAAGACATGGATCGGTTGCTTGCTAAGCTGATGCCGCCAGTTCGAGTCCTCAGTGAGCCTCAGTCGGAAACGGCTACTCTAACCAAGTCTCCATCTGTTGGGACAAAGCACATTGACCCTGCGGCACCAGTGGATATGGTGAAGGTTCGCAAAGGACTCTTCTTGTACGGCATTAATGAAAAACGCGAGACGATCTACCATGACTATTGGATCGACAAATACCCCGTGACCAATGAGAAGTATCGGGCCTTCATTGAGGCGGGTGGTTATGAAAATCAGGCATGCTGGTCACCGGAAGGGTGGAAGTGGAAGACCGAAAAGAATATTACCCGTCCAGCATATTGGTATGACAGCAAATGGGACAAACCCAATCATCCTGTCGTTGGCGTCAGCTATTACGAGGCGGAAGCCTATGCGAAATGGGCAGGCAAGCGGCTTCCGACCGAGCAGGAATGGGAAAAGGCCGCCCGAGGCGAGGATGGGCGTCGGTATCCATGGGGTGAAGAATTCGATAAACAGAAGTGCAACAGTTATGAATCTGCTTATACGACCCCGGTCAGCCAGTATCCTCAAGGGGCCAGCCCTTACGGCTGCTACGACATGGCGGGGAATGTGTGGGAGTGGTGCACAAGAGGGTATGACGAACAGAAGAAAGATACTCGCGTTATTAGGGGTGGATCATGGGGCTCTAGCTCTGGCATGTTATGTGTGTCCTACCGGGATTTGCGCGATCCAGACATCCGCTTCACCGACATGGGTTTTCGTCTAATCCAGGACATTAACGAGTAA
- a CDS encoding aminotransferase class V-fold PLP-dependent enzyme → MTNLGRRDFLVRTGLALGAALLADARPCALANPSSPQGKFESWENIRTQFPLCPQLIHLAAFFLASHPTPVREAIERHRAGLDADPIGYWFDHEEKQEAMVLQAAAEYLGANPTDIALTDSTTMGLGLLYGGLKLGNEQEILTTTHDHYSTETALRLRAERTGAMVRQIHLYRSLKTVSRDEIVESLRKGITPMTRIVAVTWVHSSTGLKLPIHEMALAIQSINRSRDERDRIIFCVDGVHALGVEDFRVSELGCDFLAAGTHKWMFGPRGTGLVWGHPKAWPIARATIPTFSSQAYDLWMENKSSKDLPPSVHMTPGGFHSFEHRWALDEAFTFHQAIGKSRVTQRIYELNQQLKQGLIAMPHVTLHTPMSQDLSAGIVCFEVAGMSPRQVVERLRQRGIVGSVTPYATKYARLAPNLINSTAEIEKTLGEIRNLRVA, encoded by the coding sequence ATGACCAACCTGGGACGCCGAGACTTTCTGGTACGAACAGGCCTCGCATTAGGTGCAGCACTACTCGCCGATGCGCGTCCTTGTGCGCTGGCCAATCCATCATCACCACAGGGCAAGTTTGAGAGCTGGGAGAACATCAGGACGCAGTTCCCCCTCTGTCCACAGCTTATCCACTTGGCTGCGTTCTTCCTTGCATCCCATCCCACCCCGGTGCGTGAGGCGATCGAACGACATCGTGCCGGCCTGGATGCCGACCCCATCGGCTATTGGTTCGACCATGAAGAGAAACAGGAAGCGATGGTGCTCCAAGCCGCTGCCGAGTATCTGGGGGCCAATCCCACCGATATCGCCTTGACCGACAGCACGACGATGGGGCTGGGTCTCCTTTATGGCGGGCTCAAGCTAGGGAACGAACAGGAAATTTTGACCACGACCCATGACCACTATTCGACGGAAACCGCGCTGCGTCTCCGCGCTGAACGGACCGGCGCCATGGTGCGACAGATTCACCTCTATCGCTCGCTCAAGACAGTGTCTCGCGATGAAATCGTCGAGTCGTTGCGCAAGGGCATCACCCCGATGACGCGCATCGTGGCCGTCACCTGGGTCCATTCCAGCACGGGGCTCAAACTACCGATTCATGAGATGGCGTTAGCCATCCAGTCCATCAATCGTTCAAGAGACGAGCGGGACCGGATCATCTTCTGCGTGGATGGGGTCCATGCCTTAGGAGTCGAAGACTTCCGCGTCAGTGAGCTCGGCTGCGATTTTCTGGCGGCTGGGACCCACAAATGGATGTTCGGCCCACGCGGCACCGGCCTCGTCTGGGGCCATCCGAAGGCCTGGCCAATCGCCAGGGCCACGATCCCAACGTTTAGTAGTCAGGCCTATGACCTGTGGATGGAGAACAAATCATCGAAGGATCTCCCGCCATCAGTCCACATGACCCCGGGTGGGTTCCATTCCTTCGAACATCGTTGGGCGCTGGACGAAGCCTTCACGTTTCATCAGGCCATTGGAAAATCCCGAGTGACACAGCGCATCTACGAGTTGAACCAGCAGCTGAAGCAAGGCTTGATCGCCATGCCACATGTCACCCTGCACACACCGATGTCACAGGACCTGTCGGCTGGAATCGTCTGTTTTGAGGTGGCGGGAATGTCACCTCGCCAGGTCGTGGAGAGACTTCGGCAGCGCGGCATCGTCGGCAGTGTGACGCCCTACGCGACGAAATACGCCAGGCTGGCGCCGAACCTTATCAATTCAACAGCTGAAATCGAGAAAACATTGGGAGAGATCAGAAATCTACGCGTGGCGTAG
- the gcvP gene encoding aminomethyl-transferring glycine dehydrogenase, producing MNSPTWLQPTDDFVHRHLGPADADIQEMLAILGQQSLDTLVDTTVPPDIRLRQALDIPNGEGEQAVLARLQGIAAQNKVYRSLIGMGYYDCVTPGVIQRNILENPAWYTQYTPYQAEISQGRLEALVTFQTMVGDLTGLPLANASLLDEATAAAEAMAMCYAIARHAGQERHEFFVSRDCHPQTLAVLQTRAEPLGIVLRTGVPSAADCARPELCGILLQYPATDGYVGDFSALVTQAHEGGVLVVVATDLLALTVLRSPGEFGADIAVGSTQRFGVPIGFGGPHAAFLATKEEFKRQMPGRLVGVSKDVTGKLAIRLSLQTREQHIRREKATSNICTAQVLLAVMAAMFAVYHGPDGLRRIAERVHGLTLLLAEGLRQLGFEVLPKVFFDTIRVPVSKLQAEQIHARAEAQGINFRQYEDGSIGLSLDEVSSEQEVHRLLQIFVGHDQLPFRLSDIVSSVDLKYPAPLMRISPYLTHEVFHRYHSEHEMLRYLYRLQARDLSLVHSMIPLGSCTMKLNATSEMLPVTWPEFARLHPFAPGDQTRGYQTLFRQLEGWLAEIAGFAAFSLQPNAGSQGEYSGLMVIRAYHRSKGDGHRNVCLIPVSAHGTNPASAAMVGMTVVVVACDRNGNVDVADLEAKAAQYRDRLAALMLTYPSTHGVFEASVRRICQIVHTHGGQVYIDGANMNAMVGLCRLGDIGADVCHLNLHKTFCIPHGGGGPGVGPIGVARHLVPFLPGHPVVKLGGPQTIGPVSAAPFGSPGILPISWTYIAMMGREGLTKATQVAILNANYMAKRLEKYYSILYRGETGLVAHEFILDLREFKESAGVEAMDVAKRLMDYGFHAPTVSFPVAGTLMVEPTESESKHELDRLCEALTLIRAEIQEIVDGRQPRTNNVLKNAPHTAASVTATEWNRPYSREQAAFPAPWVKQSKFWPSVSRIDEAYGDRHLVCSCPPIESYQS from the coding sequence ATGAACAGTCCGACGTGGCTTCAACCGACCGATGACTTTGTGCATCGACACCTTGGTCCTGCCGATGCCGATATTCAAGAGATGCTGGCCATCTTAGGCCAGCAGTCGCTCGACACACTCGTCGATACGACCGTTCCACCTGATATCCGTCTTCGGCAAGCCCTGGACATTCCCAACGGTGAGGGCGAGCAAGCCGTTCTTGCGCGACTCCAGGGCATCGCAGCCCAGAACAAGGTTTATCGATCGCTGATCGGCATGGGGTACTACGACTGTGTCACACCTGGGGTGATTCAACGGAACATTCTCGAAAATCCGGCTTGGTATACGCAATACACTCCGTACCAAGCTGAGATCTCGCAAGGCCGCTTGGAGGCTCTTGTCACCTTTCAGACCATGGTCGGGGATCTGACCGGTCTCCCGCTGGCCAATGCGTCCCTGTTGGATGAAGCAACGGCGGCCGCTGAGGCGATGGCGATGTGTTACGCGATCGCCCGCCATGCCGGCCAGGAACGCCATGAGTTCTTCGTCTCGCGCGATTGTCATCCGCAAACTCTCGCTGTGTTGCAGACCAGGGCTGAGCCCCTGGGCATCGTCCTCAGAACGGGAGTCCCCTCGGCCGCTGATTGTGCGCGCCCAGAGCTGTGCGGCATCCTCCTGCAGTACCCGGCCACGGATGGGTATGTGGGCGATTTCAGCGCATTGGTGACCCAGGCCCATGAGGGCGGGGTTCTGGTCGTCGTGGCCACCGATCTGCTCGCACTCACGGTACTCCGTTCACCCGGAGAATTCGGTGCCGATATTGCCGTCGGTTCGACTCAACGGTTCGGCGTCCCGATCGGCTTCGGTGGACCCCATGCCGCCTTTCTAGCGACCAAAGAAGAGTTCAAACGGCAGATGCCTGGTCGACTCGTCGGCGTCTCCAAAGATGTCACCGGCAAGCTGGCTATCCGACTCTCCCTTCAAACACGCGAGCAACACATCCGACGGGAAAAGGCCACGAGTAATATCTGTACCGCCCAGGTCTTGCTGGCGGTGATGGCGGCCATGTTCGCGGTCTACCATGGGCCGGATGGGTTGCGCCGCATCGCCGAACGGGTCCATGGCCTGACGTTATTGCTCGCGGAAGGCCTGCGTCAGCTGGGCTTTGAGGTGTTGCCCAAGGTCTTTTTCGATACGATTCGAGTACCGGTATCCAAGCTCCAAGCCGAGCAGATCCACGCGAGAGCAGAGGCACAAGGAATCAATTTCCGACAGTACGAAGACGGCTCCATCGGCCTATCGCTCGACGAAGTCAGCTCCGAGCAGGAGGTGCACCGCCTCCTACAGATCTTCGTCGGCCACGACCAGTTGCCGTTTCGCCTCTCAGACATCGTCTCCTCCGTTGATCTGAAATATCCCGCGCCACTGATGCGGATCAGTCCGTATCTCACGCATGAGGTGTTCCACCGCTATCACTCTGAACACGAAATGCTCCGCTATCTCTATCGACTCCAGGCGCGAGACCTCTCGCTCGTACACTCAATGATCCCGTTGGGCTCCTGCACAATGAAGCTCAACGCCACATCAGAAATGCTGCCGGTGACCTGGCCCGAGTTCGCCCGTCTGCATCCGTTTGCCCCAGGTGATCAAACCCGTGGCTATCAAACCCTGTTTCGTCAGCTGGAAGGTTGGTTGGCCGAGATCGCAGGATTTGCGGCCTTCTCCCTTCAACCGAATGCGGGCTCTCAGGGCGAGTACTCCGGCTTGATGGTGATTCGGGCGTACCATAGGTCAAAGGGTGATGGACACCGCAATGTCTGTTTGATCCCCGTCTCAGCCCATGGGACGAATCCGGCTTCCGCCGCGATGGTCGGCATGACCGTGGTCGTCGTCGCCTGCGATCGGAACGGGAATGTGGATGTCGCGGATCTAGAAGCCAAAGCGGCGCAATACCGAGATCGATTGGCGGCGTTGATGCTGACCTATCCCTCCACGCATGGTGTGTTTGAGGCCAGCGTGCGGCGCATTTGCCAAATTGTCCATACCCACGGGGGACAGGTGTATATCGATGGAGCCAATATGAACGCCATGGTCGGCCTCTGCCGTCTGGGCGACATTGGGGCTGATGTCTGCCATCTGAATCTCCATAAGACGTTTTGTATTCCCCACGGCGGCGGCGGACCGGGGGTGGGACCCATTGGCGTCGCACGGCACCTGGTCCCGTTTCTGCCGGGGCACCCCGTGGTCAAGCTCGGTGGCCCGCAGACCATCGGCCCCGTATCAGCGGCGCCCTTTGGCAGTCCAGGTATTCTTCCGATCTCCTGGACCTATATCGCCATGATGGGACGCGAGGGTCTGACCAAGGCGACCCAGGTGGCTATCCTCAACGCCAACTACATGGCGAAGCGTCTGGAGAAGTACTATTCGATCCTGTATCGGGGAGAGACAGGATTGGTGGCGCATGAATTCATTTTGGACCTGCGCGAGTTCAAGGAGAGCGCCGGCGTTGAGGCAATGGATGTTGCTAAGCGACTGATGGACTACGGCTTCCATGCACCAACCGTGTCATTTCCCGTGGCTGGTACGCTCATGGTCGAACCGACGGAGAGCGAATCGAAGCATGAACTCGATCGTCTCTGCGAGGCGTTGACCTTGATCCGCGCCGAGATTCAGGAGATCGTCGACGGGCGCCAACCACGAACCAACAACGTGCTGAAGAACGCGCCTCATACCGCGGCGAGCGTCACCGCCACAGAGTGGAACCGACCCTATAGCCGCGAACAAGCCGCGTTTCCTGCCCCCTGGGTCAAACAGAGCAAGTTTTGGCCGAGCGTCAGCCGCATCGATGAAGCCTACGGCGACCGCCATCTCGTCTGCAGCTGTCCGCCGATCGAAAGCTATCAGTCCTAA
- a CDS encoding Cif family virulence factor, with the protein MTITSRSSSQDSAKPSTGRSLKGPVLVATLTLGLLAVGGYVIFNGQGIPTTFLSPHTQRTASLTEHQSNSRATDMRLTREGIDRLLGALDDAVRKKDVDGVLRHISYDATITIHMKQGPQHQTALLTRDDYRKTLAMAFAFPSDNDFARTNTSVSLAADERSAKVSFKSTETLRPANHEFKAEGEETLVFTIRDGKPMITSVEQTFPGDST; encoded by the coding sequence ATGACCATCACAAGTCGAAGCTCCAGTCAGGATTCCGCCAAGCCATCCACTGGCCGGTCGCTTAAGGGACCGGTACTTGTCGCTACGCTGACGCTCGGCCTCCTGGCCGTAGGTGGATACGTGATCTTCAACGGCCAAGGGATACCGACTACGTTTTTGTCACCGCATACTCAACGAACGGCATCGCTGACGGAGCACCAGTCGAACTCCAGGGCGACGGATATGCGCCTCACTCGTGAAGGAATCGATCGGCTCCTTGGGGCTCTCGACGACGCCGTCCGGAAAAAGGATGTCGATGGAGTCCTCCGCCACATTTCGTATGATGCGACGATCACTATCCATATGAAGCAAGGTCCACAACACCAAACGGCCTTGCTGACCAGGGACGACTATCGCAAGACACTGGCCATGGCGTTTGCCTTCCCAAGCGATAATGATTTCGCGCGTACGAATACGTCGGTCTCGTTGGCTGCGGATGAGCGAAGTGCCAAGGTGTCCTTCAAGTCCACTGAGACCCTTAGACCGGCCAATCATGAATTCAAGGCGGAAGGCGAAGAGACCCTGGTGTTTACTATCCGTGATGGGAAACCCATGATTACCTCTGTGGAGCAGACCTTCCCCGGCGACTCGACCTAG
- a CDS encoding response regulator: MRVLVLEDETKVGCFIQRALEEESYAVDLCEDGAKGLEMALATDYDLLVVDVMLPGMSGLDVLKNIRRERIQTPVLILSAQSQIDQRVKGLDAGADDYLTKPFAIDELLARVRALLRRGATESPGVLQVDDLMLNPATREVTRGGQRIEVTLKEYALLEYLMRHTGRVLTRPMISEHVWNQDFDTFTNVIDVYVNYLRNKIDRGRTKKLIHTIRGSGYMLKAD; encoded by the coding sequence ATGCGGGTGCTTGTTCTCGAAGACGAAACCAAAGTCGGGTGCTTCATCCAGCGGGCATTGGAAGAAGAAAGTTATGCCGTCGATCTTTGTGAAGACGGAGCGAAGGGGCTAGAGATGGCATTGGCGACCGACTATGATCTCTTGGTGGTTGATGTCATGTTGCCGGGCATGTCCGGGTTGGATGTGCTCAAGAATATTCGTCGTGAACGGATCCAAACGCCGGTCCTGATTCTGTCTGCTCAATCGCAGATCGACCAGAGAGTCAAAGGGCTGGATGCCGGTGCCGACGACTATCTCACGAAGCCATTCGCCATCGATGAGCTCTTGGCACGAGTTCGTGCCTTACTGCGCCGTGGTGCCACAGAAAGTCCGGGAGTGCTCCAAGTCGACGACTTGATGCTCAACCCGGCCACGCGTGAGGTAACACGAGGCGGGCAACGCATCGAGGTGACTCTGAAAGAGTACGCCCTGCTGGAATACTTGATGCGTCATACCGGTCGAGTACTCACTCGACCAATGATCTCCGAACACGTATGGAATCAGGACTTCGATACGTTTACGAATGTCATCGACGTCTATGTGAACTATCTTCGCAACAAGATCGATCGCGGTCGGACGAAGAAATTGATCCATACCATCCGCGGAAGCGGATACATGCTCAAGGCCGACTGA
- a CDS encoding ATP-binding protein → MPLRVRLTLWYGTVLALVLIVFSIMLYAITARNLRDTVDESLEDTATTAVRLLETNGFLPLIDEEVLLSQFPELTRIDKFFQIFSPSGTITIRSPNIKEHEVPLSRTALDAAFAGKSIYESAKYPKEPPLRLISMPIMYRGNLLYIVQVGTSMESVGETLHRFLILVLVAIPIALSVSLAGGWFLAGRALRPVDRITLAAQRIAAGDLSQRLSIPVAYDEIGRLAATFNNMIGRLDASFRQIRQFTSDASHELRTPLTVMKGETDLVLRKSRPLGDYKAVLESNLEEIDRMTRIVDELLFLSRADMGEVKVESMPVVLQSLVEDVHRQAKLLGQERHVEVVLGTITPVIVQGDDLRLRELLLNLVENAMKYSNPGGKVEISLLRDGQEARLSITDHGIGIAPADQKKIFQRFFRTDVARAHTKKGTGLGLAICAWIADLHKGRVEVKSDLGQGSTFTVVLPLVTLPA, encoded by the coding sequence ATGCCTCTACGTGTTCGGTTGACCCTGTGGTATGGGACTGTGCTTGCTCTGGTCTTGATCGTGTTCTCCATAATGCTCTATGCCATTACGGCCAGAAATCTTCGCGACACTGTTGATGAATCGTTGGAGGACACGGCGACGACGGCCGTACGCTTGCTCGAAACGAATGGATTTCTTCCTCTGATCGATGAAGAGGTACTGCTCTCTCAGTTTCCGGAGCTGACGCGAATCGATAAGTTTTTCCAGATCTTCAGCCCGTCTGGCACCATCACCATTCGCTCCCCGAATATCAAAGAACACGAGGTTCCGCTGAGCCGGACGGCCCTTGATGCCGCGTTTGCCGGAAAGAGTATTTATGAGTCGGCCAAATATCCCAAGGAACCTCCCTTGCGGTTGATTTCTATGCCGATCATGTACCGAGGCAACCTGTTGTATATCGTGCAGGTTGGGACCTCGATGGAGTCAGTCGGAGAGACGCTCCATCGATTCCTCATCCTCGTTCTGGTGGCGATCCCGATTGCCTTGTCCGTGTCGCTCGCCGGGGGCTGGTTTCTGGCCGGACGAGCGCTCCGCCCGGTCGATAGGATTACTCTGGCTGCGCAACGGATTGCCGCGGGGGATCTCAGTCAGCGGCTCAGTATACCTGTGGCTTACGATGAGATCGGGCGTCTGGCGGCCACCTTCAACAACATGATTGGCCGGTTGGATGCGTCATTTCGGCAGATTCGTCAATTTACCAGCGATGCGTCGCATGAGTTGAGAACACCCCTCACCGTGATGAAGGGCGAAACAGATCTGGTACTCCGGAAATCTCGTCCGCTCGGAGACTACAAGGCGGTGCTGGAGAGCAACCTCGAAGAGATCGATCGGATGACCCGTATCGTGGATGAACTGTTATTTCTCTCCCGTGCCGATATGGGGGAGGTGAAGGTCGAGTCCATGCCGGTGGTCCTGCAGTCCTTGGTGGAAGACGTTCATCGCCAGGCGAAGTTGCTGGGACAGGAACGCCATGTCGAAGTAGTGCTGGGAACCATCACGCCGGTCATTGTCCAAGGGGATGATCTGCGGCTTCGTGAATTGCTGCTGAATCTGGTTGAGAATGCGATGAAGTATTCCAATCCTGGCGGCAAAGTCGAAATCTCACTGTTGAGGGACGGCCAGGAAGCGCGGCTGTCCATCACCGATCATGGGATCGGCATCGCCCCGGCCGACCAGAAGAAGATTTTTCAACGGTTTTTCCGCACGGATGTGGCTCGCGCCCATACCAAGAAGGGGACAGGGCTTGGTCTTGCCATCTGCGCTTGGATCGCAGATCTCCATAAGGGACGGGTTGAGGTCAAGAGTGATCTCGGCCAGGGATCGACCTTTACGGTCGTATTGCCGCTTGTGACTCTTCCAGCTTAG
- a CDS encoding DegQ family serine endoprotease yields MSSHFHPTMGSLLGIGLVSGALIWAGHSLTASHASNALSQRATVAAVAPPAPGFTDVAKRVTPAVVNITTIMTENVADGSPVPDELRERMEEFFGKPFGPRGRRPGDPFDQRAPRRGQGSGVIISSDGYLVTNNHVIAQAREVNVTLPDKREFKGTIIGVDPKSDLAVIKINADHLPTVTWGDASSLQVGEYVLAVGNPFGLNSTVTLGIVSAVGRGQMGITQYEDFIQTDAAINPGNSGGALVNTKGELVGINTAIFSQTGGYQGVGFAVSTTMAKPIYESLIKTGKVVRGYLGIGLQGLNQDLATAFGLKDAKGALISDVKAGSPADHAGLKQGDVIVGYQGTSVEDGVALQRLVTRTTVGANVTLNVIRDGHEREVTVRVGAQPEESKVAKVQHGGSDDALSGLVVEELDQDRARQFGFHGVQGVVVTRVDPDSSAEKSGLSAGDVIQEMNRQPIRSVKDFEKASADLKKGVNVLMLINRRGNALFLSVKV; encoded by the coding sequence ATGTCATCGCATTTCCATCCTACGATGGGTTCTCTTCTCGGAATCGGACTTGTGAGCGGGGCTTTAATTTGGGCCGGTCATTCACTCACTGCGTCCCATGCATCCAATGCCTTGTCACAGCGCGCCACGGTGGCCGCCGTTGCGCCACCGGCACCTGGCTTTACAGATGTTGCCAAGCGAGTGACTCCGGCGGTTGTGAACATTACGACGATCATGACGGAGAATGTGGCGGACGGCTCCCCTGTTCCGGACGAGTTGCGAGAGCGAATGGAGGAGTTCTTTGGGAAACCATTCGGACCGCGTGGTCGGCGACCTGGCGATCCATTTGACCAGCGAGCGCCTCGGAGAGGGCAAGGATCCGGCGTGATCATTTCATCGGATGGCTATCTTGTGACCAATAATCATGTGATTGCTCAGGCCCGAGAGGTTAACGTCACACTTCCCGACAAGCGGGAATTTAAGGGTACGATCATCGGGGTGGATCCGAAGAGTGACCTCGCTGTGATCAAGATCAATGCCGATCATCTTCCGACCGTGACCTGGGGTGACGCGTCGAGTCTGCAAGTCGGTGAGTATGTCTTGGCGGTTGGCAATCCCTTTGGGCTCAATTCCACTGTCACCCTCGGGATCGTGAGCGCGGTGGGTCGCGGTCAGATGGGCATCACCCAGTACGAGGATTTTATTCAGACGGATGCCGCCATTAATCCGGGCAACTCAGGCGGTGCACTGGTGAATACAAAAGGAGAGCTGGTGGGCATCAACACGGCCATTTTTTCACAGACCGGAGGGTATCAGGGTGTCGGGTTCGCCGTGTCGACCACGATGGCCAAGCCGATTTATGAGAGTCTGATCAAAACCGGCAAGGTCGTCCGAGGATATCTTGGGATTGGACTTCAGGGATTGAACCAGGATCTGGCCACGGCATTCGGTCTCAAGGATGCGAAAGGCGCGTTGATCAGTGATGTGAAAGCAGGGAGTCCCGCGGATCACGCCGGCCTGAAGCAGGGAGATGTGATCGTCGGCTATCAAGGGACTTCGGTGGAAGATGGTGTCGCGTTACAACGACTCGTCACCAGGACCACTGTTGGTGCCAACGTGACCCTCAACGTCATTCGCGATGGACATGAACGTGAAGTGACCGTCAGGGTCGGTGCGCAGCCTGAGGAATCTAAAGTCGCGAAGGTGCAGCACGGAGGTTCCGACGATGCGTTGTCGGGCCTCGTGGTTGAGGAGCTTGATCAGGACCGGGCAAGACAATTTGGATTCCACGGAGTGCAAGGTGTTGTGGTGACAAGGGTTGATCCGGATAGCAGTGCCGAGAAGTCCGGTCTCTCTGCAGGTGATGTGATCCAAGAAATGAATCGGCAACCGATCAGATCAGTCAAAGATTTTGAAAAGGCATCCGCAGACCTTAAGAAGGGAGTCAACGTCCTGATGCTGATTAATCGCCGAGGGAATGCACTGTTTCTCTCCGTGAAGGTGTGA